The DNA window CTTTTCCATTTCTACGTTCAATTCAACTAAACTTTTTTTGTGATTTTCTTCAGCGTCAGCTATGATTTTCTTTGCAGTTTCCTCTGCTTTTTTTATTTCTAAGAGTATTTCTGCTTTTTCCATGAAATCACTATTTTATAACTTACTTTAGTTGAGAAAAAATCCTTTATATATTTTTTGATATTTATTTGGATTCTTTATGCCAAAAATGGTTATTATTTGTAAATAGTAGATATAAAATAAAAGAATAGCGGCAATTAGAATTAGGCTAAACCTTCTTCAATCAAAGATTTTTTAACACGTTCAATTGCTTTAATAACGTCTTCCTCAGATTTTGCGCCCGTGCATACAACTTTGCCACTGCCAAAAAGTAGTAGAACTACTTTTGGTTCCTTTAATCTATAGATTAGCCCCGGAAACTGCTCAGGTTCATATTCACAATTTGGGAGTGTTAAGATAATATCGTCAAGATTTAGTTTCATTTCGAGATCGCCAGACGCCACGATATTCTGTACAACAATATCTGGTTCTTTTTCCATTGGAGTGCCATAATCCCTCAAAATCTCAATTATTTTGAATATAGCTCTTCTAGATTCTTCTGGAGATTTAGCTCCTGTACACACAAGTTTACCACTTCCGAAAACTAAAGTGGCGGTCTTTGGTTCATCGAGCCTGACTACCATCCCAGGAAACTGTTCTGGCTCATATTCTATGTTATCTAAAGAACTTGCGGCTTTAACTAGGTCAATTCTGTTAAATAAGTTAGCAGAAGTAACAACATTTTGAACCGTCATTTTATATTTACCTAATTTAGATTCGGACAAAGAATACCTCCAAGATTATAATATAATTTATAAGGAGTAATTTATAAATGTATTTATAAAAGTTGTGTAATATAGCCGTTCCTCCAAAATTGGAGGTTTAAATTGAAAAAATATAAATCAAATATTGAATTTGAGATAATTTTTGACTTTTTTTTCAACTAGAAATACTATAATTGACTTTACAAAATCTCCAGGAATAAAGGGAATTCCTCCCACAAGAATAGCTTTTTCTAGTGACATCCCAGTAATTAACGAAAGCCAGAGGACTCCTATTGCATATATTGGAACTATAGATAGTAAAAGCCCGGAAAAATGGATTTTATTGCTGTTGAATTTTTCATAAAATAAACCGGCCACATAAGAACCTGGCACAAAGCCAATGATAAAGCCCCCAGTTGGACCAAGCAAAATTCCGATCCCACCTGTGAAATTGTGGAAAACTGGCGCCCCTATTGCGCCTAGCCCAAGATATATCATCTGACTTAACGCGCCTAATTTTTTACCTAAAATTGCGCCAGAGAGTAAGACAAAAAATACTTGAAGAGTCAAAGGTACAGGATAAAAAGGAATTGAAATAAATCCTCCAACCGCAGTAAGCGCTGCAAACAAAGCAACGAGAGAAAGTTCTTTTGATTTTAGCATTAGCACACCAATTGTAAACTTGATTATTTTTTTAGTTTACAATCTATTTAAAAAGTTTTCTCTTGAGCTTCATATATTTCAAATGCACGGGATATAGTATCAGAATCGTAGGCGTCTTTATCATCCCTTATTCTCAATACCCGGGGAAATCTCAGTGCAAATCCACTTTCGTATTTAGGGGAATGCTGCATTTCATCATAAAGAACTTCAACGACAATTTTTGGAACTATGGTTACTGTTTTGCCTTTTTCTTCCAAAATCAATGGCGTCAGTTGTTCAGTGATCTCAGTGAAAAGCTCATCTGAAAGCCCTGTTGCCACTTTCCCTATTGTTAAAAATTTACCTTCTTCATCCCTTATACCAAGAAGTAGAGACGAAAGCCATTTTTTTCTTCGTCCCTCCCCCCATTCAGCCCCTATTATAACTAAATCCAGTGTTTCCAAGGTGCGTTTAATTTTAAGCCATTTTTTACCTCTTGCTCCAGGTTGGTACTGAGATGAATAGTCTTTTATCATAATGCCTTCATGCCCTTCATTAATAGATTTATTATAGAAATCTTTAATCTCTAAAGGATCTTTTGATACCTTATTTTCAGCAATTTTTACAAGTTCTGATTCTTTTATTGAGGAAACTAAAATATCTCTTCTTTCTTTTAATGTTAAATCGATTAGAGACCTTTTTTTAATTAAAAGACAATCAAAAAGAAAAAGTTTCAAGGGTATTTTTTCAGATAGCTCTGATATCTGGTATTTTCTTCTGAGCCTTCTTAAAACATATTGGAATGGAGCTATCTTTCCATCTTTGTATGCGACTACCTCGCCTTCACATATAATAGTCTCAGGGATTAACGTCTGTTTTAGCTCAGACAATACTTCAGGCAGTGCATCAGTAATATTTTCTAAACGCCTGGAGAATATTTTTATTGTATCTCCAGATTTGTGTACTTGAATCCTGGCTCCATCATATTTAACTTCCATTTCTGGCTCGTCTATATCTTTAAGGGCTAACTCAATAGAACCTCCTATTTGAGCAAGCATTGGTTTTAAGGGCCTTCCCACTGTCACGTCCAATTTAGAGAGTTCGTCTACCCCCTTTTTAGAATAGAGCGCTATTAATCCTAAATCATTTGTCAACAAATAAGCTTTTTCAACATCTTTTTTGGGAATTCCTGAAAACTTCGATATTGCATCAATAATTATTCCTTCTGCAGCTCCAGTTCTCATCTGCTCAAGAATTGTCTTGGATAGGTATCTCGCCTCAATTGGCGACGCTGCTGAAAATAGTTCGGAAAGATACTTTATTTTTTTGTCTTGAGAGCCCTTCCCCCCATAGGCAGAGACTTTTTCAAAAAGATCCATTAGGTATGTTATTTCGATTTTAATGTCAAAGAATGTTTGTTGTTTTTTTTGTTCTATGGCCTTTTCAATTCCTTCTCCAAAGTCACCCGAAGAGTATACAAATTCTTCAACTTTTTCTTCAGTTATCCCTGTTATCTTAGATATAACTTTCAACAAAAGTTTTGGACCTATGCCCAGTTCTTTTTCAGTCCATTTGGGGAAAACATATCCTGCCAGTAGACCCGTAACAAAAGGTAAAATCTCATCAGGTACTACTAAAAAGAAATCAGATAATATATCTCTCTTCTCAAGTTTAGAGTTAGTTGAAGTTAATTTTTCATACACATCGACAAGCTCTTTGTAGAGCATTTAATACCCTCTGTAGTTGAGATATGCAACTGTTAGTAATATGGCAATATATGTTGCAAATATCATTTCTAATATGGGAATTCCATATATAATAAATTTTCCCAATAAATCGGCTGAAAAAAAGTAGTATAGGAGAGATGAAATAGATAGAGGGATTGCAACTAATACAAAAAATGAAGATAGGAATATGAAAAAAGCAGGCGTTGTATAATGTAAAGCCAATAATAAACTATTTTTTATCGCTTTGAAGGGGGGCAAGTTATCTATTACTATTGAAGGGGAAACAAAGGAAAGGAAAGGTGCTAAAAAGAATCCCATTATCAGGAGGATAGGGTGAACAGCATAGAATAAAATGCCTGTTAAAAATATGATAAACGCCATTATATTTACAATCAGAACTTTAAAGATCTTGGAATATGCTTCTTTTATTGAATTTATGTAGTTCTTTTTACCGCTAGTTGCATAGTCCCTTAATAAAATTGAAGAAAGATTAAATGCAAATATCATGAGAATTAAATAAATCAATAATGCAATTAGAATAAATACGGCCCATTGGTAGACAAACGCCAGTGCATCTCCGCCTTTTTGGAATAATAGTAGACCTTCGCCGAGGTATTGAAAAAGGTAAGACGTTATTAGGATATAGAAGAGTGTTGGAATTAAGAAAGGTAGGAATAGCAAGATATGAAGACTCTGGCTTGAAACAGAAAAAACTTCTCTTAATGAAAGTTTGGGCATAATGAGAAAGTAAGATATTGATTAAAAAACGTTTTGGTCACTTAAGCAGTAAGAAAAATAGTAGTAATACTATCAAAAGTAAGAATCCTATAAGTATTCCGCCATAAAGAAGCATGTTATTAACAGAACTTATCCCTTTGGATGATTCTAGAAGTTGGTTGCATTTGGAGATATAATCTTCACATGAAGATACTCTCCCTACATCGCCAAGATTATTGAATTCTGCACTTGCTTTTTGAAAGTATGATTTTGCATTTTGATAGTCTTTTGAAGAGAAATAGCTCTTTCCCATGTCAAAATAGTCTAAAGCTTTCTTATAATTATCAATTTTTAACATGTTATTCTGAATAAGAGTAATTTTTTGATTATCCCCTAGCCTTTGGTAAATTACGAGTGCATTGTTATAGGATGAATAAGCTTTGTCAAAGTTTTCTTCGGAAACATATTTATTGGCCTCGTCTAAATAATTCTGAGCTTCCACATACCTATTTGCCTTTTCAATCATCTCATCTGCTTTTAATGCCGCATCAAAGTCTTGTTTGTTAATTGATGCTTTTTTTGCCTCTTCAAAATAAAGTATTGACTTCTGGTATTCTCCCATACCAAAGAAGTATACCCCCATTTCATAAGAAGAGCCAGTGTTCAAAAAAAGCTCGCACTTCTGGATATAATCGTCTGCTTCTAAGGTTTTGTTGGTATTTTTATCTTTTTTATACTCTTCTCTTGCTACTTTAAAATATACAAGAGCGTCTCTATAATTTTCATTGTTAAAAGAAGCCAATGCCTGACTGAAATACATATCAGCCTTATTTGCACCCATCATGTTTTCATAGCCAGAAATAACATTTGTATAATTAGCTATAATTAAATCAAGAGTTCCATTATGATCCATATCCTTGATGACAACATATTCGGTCATGTAATTCTCATTAGATTGCCATAAAAGATGGCCTAGTCCATCTAAAAGAAATATCTCCCCATAAGCCTTGTTAGACCTATATGTGGAAGAAGCGCCTGCAACAATTTCACCATGCCCATCTTCATTAAGATCAGAGGAATGAATATTTGATATGACCTTACCTAAATTACTCTCCCATATTCTTGCGCCTGTTTTATCAAGAACATAAACTTTTTCTCCTGCTGCGATTACTTCTAGATTTCCATCTCCAATAATGTTTGCCACTAGGAGATCAGACCCCTGTTTTATTGGATATAACCACAAAAGATTAAGAGTACCACCATCTTTTGTATGGAAACAGTAAACGTATTTCTCAGATAGTGCAAGAATCTCTATTTTTTCATCACCTACTTGGTATTCGCTTCCATTATCGAGATTTATTGCTATAACTTTCTTAATGGTCATGCCTGCACCAGTAATGTAAGAGTGTATCTTAGTCCAATTGGCTGTTGAAGAGTTGTAATCATAAACAGATATATTTCCCTCACCTGAGATATTTTCTCCCCCTACTATAATCTCTCTTTCAATGTCAGAATCAAGATTTGCAGAAGTGATGCTACTTAGGGGTTTTGATGGTTTTGCAATTGTTGAAAAAGTGTAATCATATCCGTTATAACTAATCATACTTGCATTGACACCCGCTAAAAGAGCAACTTCTTTACCTTCTCCGAATATATCTGCAGATTTAATTTCTTTCATTGGTACAGATTTGAAGTATTTCTTACCCATGCCCTGTTCAGTAAGTATGTAAAAATGTGATTCAGTTAAGAGTAGAATATCTTTTTGCCCATTACCATTAAAATCAACACCGTATGCATCTTTTGGGTAGAATCTTGTTATATCAACGTCGGGAGGGTTTGGAAGTGAATCCCTTATCGAGCTCATTGTTCCATCAACATTGCCTATTTCTTTATTCCAAAGTATTTCACCATTATAGTTGAAGAGATAAATATACCCATTTTCATACGATTCCCCTCTTTTGAATCCAGTTGTGACAAGTAGTTTTCCCACGGAATCTTGAGAATGATCAATTAATCTCATAGACATTATCATATCGCCCTTCGGCTTGTTTGTGAATTTCACAGACATTTCATTGGCAGAAACAACAGATATGAGTATCAAGATTAAAAAAAATATAGGAATGACTTTTGATTTTTGAATATTTAAAAATTTTATTTTAGCCATATTCATATCTTAATGCCCTCAATTTTTCAGCTAATGATACTCTATAATATCAGTAATATTAATTATTATTGCTATACTAATATATAAAGTTTTCGCTAAAAATAGTAGACAATGTAAAAATTAGAAATTAAATATTGCTAAACAATAATAAAAATAAAAAACTAATTATTTAAAAATTTAGAAAGCCAAAGTTGGTCATCCATGAGGATTCTTGTCGCTAGAATGGAACTTTTAGATTGTACATCTTTCTTTTCTCTATTTTCTTTTTACTTCTGTTCTTTTTAATCTTCGAAAGTTTTTTTACAATCTCTATATCAACTGGCATCTTGCCTTCTTTTCCTATTTCAAGGTAACCTTCTTGGACTGCTGCTTCAAAAGCTTTCTGGCCTGTTTTAGTTCGCACGATTACAGTATTCCACCCTTCGGGGGCCCCAATTGATCCGATTGAGATATCTGAAAGTTCTGAAGTGAAATCTGGGCAGATTGAACAGCTTTCTTGTTCATATTCCCTGACTATATCTATGGGTATCTTTTGGATATCTCCTGAAACTGAATAGATGACATAATTGCCAGCGCCTATATCTACTTTGTATGTATCTTCAGCCCGTATTTCGCCTAATTCCTCCATCATCTTTAGCATTGCATTATACCTAAAATTATGTGTACAAAACAATCCAACTCTGAGGGAAATTTTGTCAATTACACTTCTGAGAGATAGGGGGTATATCTCAAGTTTTCTTACTGCCTGATGAACACATGGAAGCCCAACTATGGCTATATTTTTTAGATAGTTTGAAGTTGCAGCATCTTTTAATATGTTTAATGTTGGGCAAAGATTGTATGTTGTTCCAGTTGTTTCAAGGAGTTCATCGTAATCTGTTACAAGCGCAGACCTTGCAAGCCAGTATTTCTCTTTGTCTTTACCGCCTGTTAAAATGCCGTCAATTATTCTAGAGTCAAGACAATAATTCATAAGCGCTGTTGTTGTTCCGCCACTTTGTGCAGTTTTTAATATCTCTTGATTAGTGGCTCTTGCTGTATAGATTGACATATATCTCCCAAGATATTCATCAATGGAGGTGCTTTCATCTTTAAAGACCGTTTCATTTATGTATTCTAGGGGCATGTAACTTCTTGGGCATTGGAATCTGCATTCCCCACATTTTACACATATTTCGTCCCTTAAAACCGGTTTTCCTTCTATATCCGATAAAGCCAAAGTGGGACATACTGCAGTACAAAGTCCGCATGAAATACAAAGTGCTCTTTGGGTTATATACCTAATATTAACCTCCGAATTCTCTTCAATGTTTGTGAAAGCTTGGAGATAATTTTCATCGTTTCTTAGAAACGCATCAAAAAATCTTTCGATGATTTCAGGACTGGGTGGACATCCAGGTATGGCATAATCTACTTTTACGAGTTCACTAATTGGTAAAAAAGCATCTGTTTCTGGCATAGGCATTTGATTTCCTGCAGAGTGCATTAGTATTCCGGTAGTTACAGCACATGCTCCTAAAGCTGCAACTTTTTTTGATTTTTGTCTTATGTCTGTTACAAGTTTCATGTGCCCTTTTTCAATCGTCCCTACCGCACCCTCAAATACGGCTAGATCTAATTCTTCGGGGATTTTTCGAGCGTCTATAACTAGCGGGTAATATTTTACATCGTATTCATCAAGAAATTCTGTAATCTTTCCAGTATCTAGATGAGACAAAAGACATCCCGAACATGATGCTAGCTGAAATACGCCAACTTTTGGTTTCACTGCGCTCCCTCCATAAAACTAATAATAATATTTTGAACTTTATCAATGGCATTCCGAACTTCTTCATTCATCTCAAGGTCCATGCTATTTGGATCTACGTTTCCCTGAACTAATATTAACTTGACATTAGAAGAAAATGTATTTATTTCGTGTGGAACATTCATACTATGTGAAGATTTTATGAAATCTTGAGAAGCTATCTCTTTCCCATCCAAAATCAATACATCCCCAATTTTTCCCTTGAAATCTCCACAGTCGATTATATACAGATTTTTTATTTTGTGTTTTGAAGAATTGATTAGATTTAAAAAGGGCGATATGCCAGAACCGCAATCTATCACAGCGAGATTTTTAAACTTATTTTCAATTTTTTCATCTTTGATTCTTCTAACAAATTCTGGTCCGAATCCGTCATCACCAAAAAGAGGATTACCGCAACCCAATACAAGATTCTCTTTTATTAAGTAATTCATTGCAAATACCTCCTTTCGATGACCTTGCCATCTGTGTCCTTAACAATTATATAATGTGTTGCACAATCAAGACACGGATCATAGGACCTCATGATGATTTCGGCATATTCTTGAGGAGAACCTTCTATGGCCTTGCCTATGGTTGGAATATTCCAAGTTGTAGGAGATATTATCCTGTAATCCCTCATTATCCCGTTGTGGTCCGTTTTTGCCATATGAATTAAAGTTCCTCTTGGGGCTTCGTAAACTCCTACCCCTTCCCCTTCTTTAACAGTAATGTGGTCAGGTTTTGTTTTACCGTTGACATCCAACTGGTCCAAAAGTTCCTCGGCCCGATATACCATAACTAGCATTTCTCTTGCTCTTGCAACGTTGATATATAAAGCGGAATCGCCAGAAAATCTCTTAAATTTGATAAATCTTGCTCTCGGGCCTGTTTCAACTGTTTCCCCATAATAAAGAGGAATCATTGTATTTGTTGTTCTACCTTCTTCCTCTTTTCCATAAAATCTAGAGGGGATTACTTCTCTTATTGCTTCGAGATTAATTTCTTTTCGATCTCCGTAAGT is part of the Methanofastidiosum sp. genome and encodes:
- a CDS encoding TATA-box-binding protein, producing MTVQNVVTSANLFNRIDLVKAASSLDNIEYEPEQFPGMVVRLDEPKTATLVFGSGKLVCTGAKSPEESRRAIFKIIEILRDYGTPMEKEPDIVVQNIVASGDLEMKLNLDDIILTLPNCEYEPEQFPGLIYRLKEPKVVLLLFGSGKVVCTGAKSEEDVIKAIERVKKSLIEEGLA
- a CDS encoding biotin transporter BioY gives rise to the protein MLKSKELSLVALFAALTAVGGFISIPFYPVPLTLQVFFVLLSGAILGKKLGALSQMIYLGLGAIGAPVFHNFTGGIGILLGPTGGFIIGFVPGSYVAGLFYEKFNSNKIHFSGLLLSIVPIYAIGVLWLSLITGMSLEKAILVGGIPFIPGDFVKSIIVFLVEKKVKNYLKFNI
- a CDS encoding ATP-dependent DNA ligase gives rise to the protein MLYKELVDVYEKLTSTNSKLEKRDILSDFFLVVPDEILPFVTGLLAGYVFPKWTEKELGIGPKLLLKVISKITGITEEKVEEFVYSSGDFGEGIEKAIEQKKQQTFFDIKIEITYLMDLFEKVSAYGGKGSQDKKIKYLSELFSAASPIEARYLSKTILEQMRTGAAEGIIIDAISKFSGIPKKDVEKAYLLTNDLGLIALYSKKGVDELSKLDVTVGRPLKPMLAQIGGSIELALKDIDEPEMEVKYDGARIQVHKSGDTIKIFSRRLENITDALPEVLSELKQTLIPETIICEGEVVAYKDGKIAPFQYVLRRLRRKYQISELSEKIPLKLFLFDCLLIKKRSLIDLTLKERRDILVSSIKESELVKIAENKVSKDPLEIKDFYNKSINEGHEGIMIKDYSSQYQPGARGKKWLKIKRTLETLDLVIIGAEWGEGRRKKWLSSLLLGIRDEEGKFLTIGKVATGLSDELFTEITEQLTPLILEEKGKTVTIVPKIVVEVLYDEMQHSPKYESGFALRFPRVLRIRDDKDAYDSDTISRAFEIYEAQEKTF
- a CDS encoding tetratricopeptide repeat protein; amino-acid sequence: MNMAKIKFLNIQKSKVIPIFFLILILISVVSANEMSVKFTNKPKGDMIMSMRLIDHSQDSVGKLLVTTGFKRGESYENGYIYLFNYNGEILWNKEIGNVDGTMSSIRDSLPNPPDVDITRFYPKDAYGVDFNGNGQKDILLLTESHFYILTEQGMGKKYFKSVPMKEIKSADIFGEGKEVALLAGVNASMISYNGYDYTFSTIAKPSKPLSSITSANLDSDIEREIIVGGENISGEGNISVYDYNSSTANWTKIHSYITGAGMTIKKVIAINLDNGSEYQVGDEKIEILALSEKYVYCFHTKDGGTLNLLWLYPIKQGSDLLVANIIGDGNLEVIAAGEKVYVLDKTGARIWESNLGKVISNIHSSDLNEDGHGEIVAGASSTYRSNKAYGEIFLLDGLGHLLWQSNENYMTEYVVIKDMDHNGTLDLIIANYTNVISGYENMMGANKADMYFSQALASFNNENYRDALVYFKVAREEYKKDKNTNKTLEADDYIQKCELFLNTGSSYEMGVYFFGMGEYQKSILYFEEAKKASINKQDFDAALKADEMIEKANRYVEAQNYLDEANKYVSEENFDKAYSSYNNALVIYQRLGDNQKITLIQNNMLKIDNYKKALDYFDMGKSYFSSKDYQNAKSYFQKASAEFNNLGDVGRVSSCEDYISKCNQLLESSKGISSVNNMLLYGGILIGFLLLIVLLLFFLLLK
- a CDS encoding Coenzyme F420 hydrogenase/dehydrogenase, beta subunit C-terminal domain, with protein sequence MKPKVGVFQLASCSGCLLSHLDTGKITEFLDEYDVKYYPLVIDARKIPEELDLAVFEGAVGTIEKGHMKLVTDIRQKSKKVAALGACAVTTGILMHSAGNQMPMPETDAFLPISELVKVDYAIPGCPPSPEIIERFFDAFLRNDENYLQAFTNIEENSEVNIRYITQRALCISCGLCTAVCPTLALSDIEGKPVLRDEICVKCGECRFQCPRSYMPLEYINETVFKDESTSIDEYLGRYMSIYTARATNQEILKTAQSGGTTTALMNYCLDSRIIDGILTGGKDKEKYWLARSALVTDYDELLETTGTTYNLCPTLNILKDAATSNYLKNIAIVGLPCVHQAVRKLEIYPLSLRSVIDKISLRVGLFCTHNFRYNAMLKMMEELGEIRAEDTYKVDIGAGNYVIYSVSGDIQKIPIDIVREYEQESCSICPDFTSELSDISIGSIGAPEGWNTVIVRTKTGQKAFEAAVQEGYLEIGKEGKMPVDIEIVKKLSKIKKNRSKKKIEKRKMYNLKVPF
- a CDS encoding hydrogenase maturation protease, which gives rise to MNYLIKENLVLGCGNPLFGDDGFGPEFVRRIKDEKIENKFKNLAVIDCGSGISPFLNLINSSKHKIKNLYIIDCGDFKGKIGDVLILDGKEIASQDFIKSSHSMNVPHEINTFSSNVKLILVQGNVDPNSMDLEMNEEVRNAIDKVQNIIISFMEGAQ